Below is a window of Candidatus Neomarinimicrobiota bacterium DNA.
GATTGTTCGGGGATACCCCACTGACCTGATACGTCTGTGAACCAGACCGCGGACGGGTGAAGAACGAGTAGATATCCTTGTTTTCCGGAAAGGAGAGTTGCTGGATATACTTCAGTTGAATATAATCCAGATGCCCCTGTGCGGAGGACGTTTCGCCGTTACTGATTATTTCAATACTATTCCCTGTTGAGGAAAAGAGATCGCCGCTAACGTTTTCGGAAAGAGAGGCCACGGCTGAACTATATTCACCTGATCGTATACTTGCGTCACCGATAGGAGACTCGTTTATCGAAAACTCCCAAAAATGGCGGTTAGCATCGTTGCCGCGGGCGACAGCGATTTGAATATTCGCAGACGAATCCGTTACGATATTAGGTATATCTAACGGGAAAGCCTGTTTGTCATATGCGCCAAAAAAACTATTCCCGTACCATCTGAGTCCGCTCCCGAAAAAATTGCGGCGCTCTTCTTCGTATCGGTAAACCCCTTGCGCCGTCGTAATGGAATTATCCGAGGATGATACATTTGAAGTGGTAAGGCGTTTGCCTGGTTCAGTCGATTTTTCTCCCGGAAGATTGAGCCAGTAGTAATTTGTAGTTTCAAAGGAATTCCTGACAAACCGAACGTTTTCTCCATCCGGAACAAACCGGCTGGGGGGTTGTCCGTAAAATTCGATGGCATCTCCCTGCTTGAATTCCGTACTTGCCGATTCCTGGGTGATGCGAACCGGGATTTCCCGGAGCATTGGTCCAATCTCTGCTATTGACGGTCCACGTGGGGTTTCCAGGGGCAATCCAAAATTTGGAGCGGCAAACATCCGGATTAGATCGATGTCAATATTTTCAACCGGGACTTCATTTCGCTGAAGCCAGGAGTACGATATCCGGTGCATGCCGGTTGAGGTCACCGGAATTTTATACCATGTCCCGCTCCGGTCTGTTTGTGCTTGTACGGTTTGCTTGGTCAAACTCTGAGATTGATCTCTGCGAAAAAGTGAGGCCGATTTCGTAGTCTCCTGAGTCCGTAATGCCATCGTATCAAATCGGGATAATTCTTCTGTCAACGGGGAGGTATTACCCCCTGTCCAGCTGATTCGGATAGTTGCACTGGTAAGAAGTTCGACCTGATCGCCATTCGGTCGGACCGGAATAAGGAGGAATTGACCCATATTATACCCGCGAAATGACTGATGTCCGATGAAAACAACCTCTGAGGATGAATTATATCCGTGTCCTGCCTCAGACGCCGGAGGAAGTGGGCCACTTTCTCTGCGAACGGTTTGTTTGTTAATTATTTCTATCTGTGGCGTCACATCTGGCTGAATAGGCACCCGAAAGCCAACCACAGGGGTGAGCCGGCCATCAACATTGACATTATCGGAGATGGAACCATTACCCCATAAACTATACTCGGAACCGTCAATTGTCTCAGTGTATTCCGTCCATTGAAAATCAACCTGATAATCCACATGGTGGTCTGAGGAAGATTGAATTGTGATCTCCCCCTTAATTTGTGTAGAAAGAAGGATTGGAAAAATCAGAAGCAGGGTAAGGACTAATCCAGGAAGAAAACGCATTCGGTATTTATCTTTCATCAATTGAAGGTTTGTTGGACTCGTTAAATCTGTGAATTTGGAATCTATACGTTCAATTACCCAAACCAGTTCCGTTAAAGTTACGATATTTTTAAGGATTTGTTAGCAAAAATACCGTAAGGGAGTTAACATCAGGGCGGTCCTGAAATCAAGAGGCCGATTTTGTCTGGCCATTTCCATACCCAATGCAAATGTTCGGTCAGCCTTAGGCTTATCGGACGGGCGCCAGTGTGGTAGTGAAAACAAGTTGCACGCCATTGGAACTCCATTTATATTTATCTGCTATAATGAAAAGAAGCCAAGACTATGTTTGAACGACTTTCGGAAAATTTAGATTCGGTCCTGAAGAAACTCAGGGGCAGAGGAAAATTAAGCGAAAAAAACATCTCTGACGGACTGCGTGAAGTCCGCCGGGCGCTATTAGAAGCCGACGTAAATTACAAGGTGGCAAAGAACTTTATTGCCTCGGTAAAAGAAAAAGCGGTCGGCAAAGAGGTGCTGGAGAGCATAACACCAGGTCAGCAGATTGTCAAAATAATCCACGACGAACTTGTGGAATTGCTCGGAGCGGAACGCTCGAAGCTGGAGCTGACGGGGAAGCCACCGCACGTTATTATGGTCGTGGGGCTTCAGGGTTCCGGAAAGACGACTTTTGTTACGAAACTTGGTAAGCATCTGCATGACAAGGGATATAGCCCGCTGTTAGTCGGGGCGGATGTCTATCGTCCTGCGGCGAAGGATCAGCTGCAAACAAATGCAGAAAAAGCGGGACTGCCGGCCTTTGTCACCGACCACGACCGCGTGCTGGATATTTGTACAGAAGCGAGACAGCATGCTCGCAAGCATCATGAGGATGTGTTGATACTCGACACAGCTGGCCGGCTACATATTGACGCCTCCATGATGGACGAGTTGTCTGATATCCGGAGTCAGTTGCGCCCGGACGAGATCCTGTTTGTCGCTGACGGGATGACCGGACAGGATGCCGTGAACGCTGCATCCGAATTCCTGAACCATCTTGATTTTACAGGCGTGGTTCTCACCAAGATGGACGGTGATGCCAGAGGAGGCGCAGCCTTATCGATTCGATCGGTAACCGAAAGACCGATCAAGTTTATGTCAGTCGGCGAGACGGTTGATTCCCTTGAACCCTTCCACCCGGATCGGCTGGCCAACCGAATCCTTGGCATGGGAGACGTCGTTTCTCTGGTGGAGAAAGCCGAGGAGACAATTGATGAGGAATCGGCGAAGGAACTAAATGAGAAAATTAAACGGAATGAGTTTTCTCTTGCAGATTTTCAGGAACAGTTGCAACAGATAAAAAATATGGGGCCACTTGACCAGCTATTGGATATGATTCCCGGTATGGGTAAGATCAAACAGCAGGGACTATCAGTTGACGGGGCTGAACTGGATAAAATTGAGGCGATGATCAGTTCCATGACCCCAGAGGAACGCCAGAAGCCCGGCATCATTAATGGAAGCCGGCGAAAGCGAATCGCCCGGGGCAGTGGTACCAGCGTCGGAGAAGTCAATCAACTGCTGAAACAGTTTCAACAGATGAAGAAAATGATGCAGCAAATGAATCAAGGAAAATTGAAGCGGCAGATGACCAGTTTGCCGTTCTAGCAGAGAGAACAAAGGAGGAAATCGTTGTCAGTTAAACTCAGAATGAAGCGGATGGGGCGGAAGAAGATTCCGTACTATCGGTTGATAGCCATTGATTCCCGGCGTCAGCGCGACGGGAAAGAACTTGAGCGCATCGGGGTATATAACCCGCTGCCGGATCAGGAAATATTTAACGTCGATGAAGACAAACTCTTCTACTGGCTGAGTCAGGGGGCGGAGCCGAGTGATACGGTTCGGACGCTGATGAAGAATCACGGGTTGGCCCTGAAGTGGCACCTGAAGTCTCAGGGAAAATCCGAAGAAGAGATAGAAAAAGAATATCAGAAATGGCAGCTGTTGCGGGAATCGAAAGCAGCGGCGGTGGCCGAACAGGAAAAGCGTAGCGCCAAGGAAGAAAAACCGGCTGAGCCAGCACCGGAACCTGAAGAAGTTGAAGCAGCGGAAGAGGAAGAAGTTGCTGTTGAGGCTCCGGATGATGATGTGGAAGAGACTGCTGATGCAGAAACGAAAGCAGCCGCGGATGAAGATGAAGAGGAACCCACGGCTGAAGCCGGGGCAGGCGAAGAAGTCGAAGAAGATGAGGCCGAAAAGGTCACTGAAGAGGATCAGGCGGTTGCGGAGGAAGACAAGGAGGCCGAGGCAAAAGCGGCGAAAGCGGAAGCCGAAGACGCAGATGAGGACGCGGACGACGCATCGGACGACGAATCGGACGAAGACAAGGAAGAAGACGAAGAAGAAAAAGAATAGGCCGATTTTCGCGGGCATTAATTGCTCCCCGATACAAGATTGCCAGAGGAAATCTGCAAGATGATTTCCGGTAGGTTGATGCGGTTACAAGCGGATTTCTCGTCAGCAAAGGTCTCATAGCGAGGTACCTTACACGGGATTGCGGGTGGATTGAACAAGGAGGCGTGACATGAAGGAATTCGTTGAATATATCGCAAAGCAGTTGGTAGATAATCCGGAGGCAGTGCAGGTAACACAAATCGATAGCGAAAAGACCACGATTTATGAATTATCCGTGGGTGATGGCGATTTGGGTAAAATCATTGGAAAAAAGGGCCGAACAGCTCAATCTATCCGAACGCTGCTGACGGCTGCCTCTGCAAAATTAGGTGGAAAACGCGCCCTGCTTGAGATTGTGGAATAACGGACAGGTTTCAGTACTTCTAACAATTTCCCTTAACTTCAGAGACATTATACATTTTCAATTAGAGGGTTATGAGTATACGACGTATTACAAACAGTGATTTATTTGTTTGCATTGGTAAAGTCCTCCGACCCGTTGGCGTAGAAGGGGCCGTGAAGATTCAGAACTATTCTGATATCACGGATCGATACACCTCGATTCAGGAAATTTATATCGGCCCGACCACCGAATTGGCCATCCCGTACCGTGTGGATACTGTCGAATACCGTGGAAAAGATATCGTCCTGCAGCTGGAGGACCACGGGAACATCGAAGGAGTTGAACATCTGCGCGGCTACTTTTGTTACCTCCCGCGTCTCGAAGATGAAGCGCTGGATGAGGATGAATTCTTCGTCGATGAATTGATTGGACTTACCGTTGAGAACACCGACCGGGTTGAAATCGGTCAGGTGAAAGATATCATTCAGGCGCCCGCCAATGATGTGTTGGTGATTAACAGTCAGGGAGACGAGATATTATTGCCGATGGTGCAAGAGTTTATCCAGGAAGTCAATCTGGGTGAAGGTATCGTTGTTGTACACCCCATCGAGGGGTTGGGAGGCCTGACGTGATGCAGATAGATATTATTACGGCATTCCCTGAAATCGTATCGGAGCCGCTCTCAGCGAGCATTCCGGCCCAGGCAGAAAAGAAAGGGCTGGTTGAATACCGCATCCATGATTTGCGGGATTTTACAACAGATAAACACCGGCAAATTGACGATTTGCCATATGGTGGTGGTCCGGGAATGATTCTGAAGCCCGAGCCGCTGTTTCGTGCAGTGGAAGCCCTTCGGGAACAGTGTGAAAATCACAGCCGGTGTGAGGTGATTTATCCCACGCCACAGGGGACTCCTTTTACTCAAAAATCGGCTGAAAATCTACGCGGATTGGAGCATCTGATCTTTATCTGTGGTAGATATAAAGGCATCGATGAGCGGGTACGTGAACAATTGGTGACCATGGAAATTTCTCTCGGTGACTTTGTGTTATCCGGCGGTGAGATCCCTGCGCTGGCAATCATTGACAGCACTGTCCGGCTCCTGCCGGGGGTGCTCCAAGACCCCGAATCGGCCGAGACGGATTCCTTTAGCAGTCGACTTCTGGATGGACCACATTACACGCGTCCTGAAGAATTCCGGGGACTGAAAGTTCCGGAGATTCTACTCTCGGGACACCATGCAAAAATCAGGGAATGGCGGGAAGAGCAACGACTGACACGAACCCGCGAGAGGCGTTCGGATTTACTAGTTGAAAAATGAATCCGATTACCAGTATATTACGAGACTATGTTATTGGGCTGTAGCATAATGGCAATGCACCTGGCTGTTAACCAGGCTACTGCAGGTTCGAATCCTGCCGGCCCAGCAAAAAATTTAGAAATAAAGACGGTGGCTGTCGCGCCAGTCACAGAAAATATAGAACCATTAAACGGTGGTGCCAGCCGAGAGGAACAGGGGGGACAAAAATGAATTTATTAGAATCTGTAGAAGCAACCCAGTTACGTGATGATATCCCGGAATTTCGTCCGGGGGATACAGTTGCAGTAGACGTTAAAGTTCGTGAAGGAGACAAAGAACGTCTCCAGCGATTTGAAGGGGTTGTAATCGCCCGGAAGGGATCCGGCATTAATGAGACGTTTACCGTCCGGAAGATATCCTACGGTATCGGTGTTGAAAGGGTATTCCCGTTACATTCACCGAATATCGCGAATATTAACCGGATTAAAGAAGGCCAGGTCCGGCGCGCCAAATTGTATTATCTGCGGAAGGTCAGAGGGAAAGCCGCCCGAATCAGGGAACGCCAGCAGTAACCGATACATTAATACATACTCATTTGAATGATATAAGCCATTCCGCGAACTCGGGATGGCTTTTTTCTTTTTAGGATAACCACATGACGCTATTGGAATTCGGACTGGTCACCGTCGTTGGGATTGTCGCAGGAATTGTCAATACTCTGGCCGGCGGCGGTTCTCTTTTGACGCTTCCGTTGCTTATCTTTCTGGGGTTGCCCGCCAGTCTGGCGAACGGAACGAACCGCGTTGCAGTATTAACTCAAACGCTGAGTGCTTCAGCCGGATTCCGCTCAAAGGGATTTAAAACCGTCCGGTACAGCTTGTTCCTTGCAGCACCAGCTGTAATCGGATCAGTCATGGGGGCATGGCTTGCCGTCGATATTTCTGATTCGCTGTTCGAACGGCTCCTTGGAATCGTAATGTTGATAATGGTCGGTATCATTCTCTGGAACCCCACCCGCCGGCTTGAAGGTAATGCTGAAAACCTCACTCCTAAACGAAAATGGGTTGCCGCATTTTGCTTTCTTTTCGTCGGCTTTTACGGCGGCTTTATCCAGGCCGGAGTTGGCTTTTTCGTCATCGCCACCCTCTCCCTGGTCAACGGGTTCGATCTGATAAAGACCAACAGTCACAAGGTAGTCATCAATAGCGTGTACATCTTTGTTGCGCTCCTGGTTTTTGCGTTCCACGGCGAAGTGGACTGGATTGTGGGATTTCTCCTGGCTATTGGTATGGGAATCGGTGGCTGGCTCGGCAGTCATCTGGCTGTGGAAAAGGGGGAACCGTTGATCCGTGCGGTTCTCGTTATCGCCGTTGTCGGGATGGCAATAAAACTCCTGGCAGGATTCTGAGAATACCCCGGGTACGCTTGCTTTCATTTTGTTCCGCCGTTACCTTTAATATTCAACAAATGAACGGAAATGACTCATGGCTAACCAGGCACTCCTCAAGCAAATCCCGTCCGTCGATACCGTATTGGATGACCTCGACGATGAAAAGTATAATCTACCCAGAGAGTTCGTCTTGCAGACAGTTCGCACTGTGCTCGGTGACTTACGAACCGAAATACTCGACGGCAAAGAATATCCACAGAACGATCTCGAGTCGATTGCCCTTAATAGGATAAAAGATTTTTGCAAAATCAGAAGCGCCGGATCGATGCAATCCGTAGTAAATGCTACAGGAATCGTTTTGCATACCGGGTTGGGGCGGGCACCGCTATCGACATCTGCCAGAGATGCCTTGAGCCGCTCGGCTGAAGGCTATTGCAATCTGGAGTTTGACCTGGAGTCAGGGCAACGGGGACAGCGCAACGATCATATTGAAGACCTGCTCTGTGCGCTGACGGGGGCGGATGCGGGACTTATGGTGAATAACAACGCTGCAGCAGTTATGCTGTCGCTGAATACGCTTGCCGAGGGCGGCGAAGCCATTATCTCCCGGGGGCAATTGGTGGAGATTGGTGGCTCATTTCGCATTCCGGACGTGATGGCAAAATCCGGGGCAGTGATGGTTGAGGTGGGAACTACAAACCGGACTCATCTCCGGGATTACGAAAATGCTATTACCGATGATGCGGCAATGATCCTCATAGCTCATACCAGCAATTATAAAATCGAGGGATTTACTGCAACACCTGATCTCAGGGATATCCTTTCTCTGGCACACGCGAACGATCTCCCGGTAATGTACGACCTGGGAAGTGGTGCGCTCTTTGAGATGGAACAATACGGGCTCCCCCACGAGCATATTGTCAGCGAGATCGTTGAAGCAGACGTAGACGTGGTTACCTTCAGTGGCGATAAACTCATCGGAGGCCCGCAAGCCGGACTTATCGTTGGCAAAAAGCAGTATGTGGATAGGATTAAACGGAATCCTATGACTCGTGCGCTACGATGTGACAAACTGATTTATTCAGCAATGGAAGCAACGCTGCAGACCTATACGAATCCGGAACAACTCCCGAAACGAAACACGACATACACACTGCTTACGCAATCGATGGATACACTGGAAGAGTTGGGGGAAGCCGTTCTGTCAGAGTTAGACGGAGAAGTTATCGAAACACTGGGAATAAAATTAACGGATGCGGAAACCGAAGCCGGCAGCGGATCACTCCCGACGGAGAAAATTCCCGGGAAAGCATTAGTGATTACCTCTGCCCAGTGGTCGGCCCAGAAAATGATGCGATGGATGCGGAGATATGAAACTCCTGTCGTGGGCTACATCTCCGAAGACAAATGTTTCTTTAACCTGCGGGCGGTAATGCGGGAACAGATCGCCATTCTGGTAAACGCCTTTACAGCACTGGCGGAGGCAATGGACGAATAATGCAGCCGATTATCTGGGGAACAGCAGGCCATATCGATCACGGGAAGACCGCGCTTATCGAAGCGCTTACCGGCACCAACACCGACCGGCTGCAGGAGGAACAGGAGCGCGGCGTCACTATCGACATCGGATTCGCATTCCTGAACGATGATATTTCGTTTATCGATGTTCCCGGTCACGAAAAATTCATTAAAAACATGGTGACCGGTGTCGCTACTATTGACGCGGCTCTGCTGGTGATTGCGGCCGATGACGGTGTGATGCCCCAAACACGGGAGCACCTGGCGATCCTGGATTTGCTGGGAGTCTCCGCCGGAGTCATCGCATTGACCAAATCAGACATCGCCGATCCGGACTGGTTAGAGCTTGTTGAGGAGACTATCAGGGAGTGGGCTACAAATACGGGGTTTGAGAATGCCACCATTGTTCGGACAAGCGCAGAAACCGGTCAGGGGATAGACGAGCTCCGGGAGGAAATCCTGGATATCTCCGGAAAAGTCCCGCGCCGGCTGGACAGAAAAATCCCCAGATTGCCGGTAGATCGCGTCTTCACGGTGAAAGGGTTTGGAACTGTGGTGACTGGAAGCGTCCTCTCAGGGGACTTTCGGAACGGAGTTTCGTGTGACGTTTTGCCCGGGCGTAAAACGGTAAAAGTTCGTGGAATTCAATCTCACGGTCACGACGTAGAGTCTGTAGGTATGAGTGAGCGGGCAGCGCTGAATCTTGGTGGTGTGGAGACCGAGGACATCCAGCGAGGCGACCAGATAACCAACGAAGGATTCCTCTCCGCTACGGAGACGTTGTATGTGAACGCCAAACTATTGCCTGATACGGAACATGTCCTGGGGCAAAACCAACGGGTCAGGATTCACCTGGGTACGACCGAAATCCTCGGGCGGTGCTCCATTTTGTCCGCCAATGTTATTCATCCGGGAGAAACGGGATTTGTCAAATTGCGTCTGGAAGAAACCGCGGTTGTGGGGTATCAGGATCGGTTTATTCTACGGTTTTATTCGCCCATGGAAACCATAGGCGGTGGAAAGGTCCTCTATTCGTCCCGGTTTCCGAACCAAAACAAAAAGCAGGTGCTTGAGCATCTGGAGAACCTGCAATCACCGGAAATCCGCGAGGCTTCTCTTGCATTCCTTCAGATTGCGCACCCGGATTTTTTATCTTTGGACGCATTGAGCAAGGCGATGTTCTACGGAAAAGACCTGTTACGAAATCCCGTAAAAAAACTAGTGGACGAAGGCTTATTGGCGGAATTTTTACTTGATGGCCAGACGAAATACGGCACGACCTCAGGTATAGAAAACCTGCGAGATCGAGCCGTAGAAATTGTCGCCGCATATCAGAAAAACCATCCTATGGAACCCGGCATCAAACGTTCACAGCTGGAGCAAAACCTTGATATTCCCGGACAAACGTTTCAGACAATTATTCGTCTGTTAATTGAGGATGGAGAACTGGTAGAAGAGGGACCGCTTCTGCGTACGCCGGATTTTGAAATCCGGTTGTCCGACTCCGATGCAAACCTCAAAAAAGATATTGAAGAGAAAATTCGCGCAGATGGAATGCAACCGCCATCGCTGGGAGATCTGGCGGAACATTTTTCTCTGGAAGAAAAGCGACTGCGGCAATTTCTGAAGATTTTGATCTACGAAAAATCCATTGAGCGGTTGCCGGACGACCTGTATTTTCACAAAAGTGCTAAAGCTAACTTGAAGAACCATTTACAGACATTTTTTGCTGAAGATGAGACATTGTCGGTAGGTGAATTTAAAGATATTATAGGCGGAAGCCGGAAGTATGCTATTCCGCTTTTGGAATACTCGGATCAGCAGGGATGGACCATGCGGGATGGGGAAGTCCGCCGAAAATACAACCTTTAATAGCACACAGATGACGCAGATTGGGCAGATGACCACGGGTAAAAACAAATATTAAATGAGAACGAAATTGAAAAATATGTCGGTAATCAGTGGATATCTTGCCGTTTCAGTGTTCCCCGACTTGTCGGGGACTGCGTGCCATTTTTTGAGTGTTAGATAAATGGCGAAGCCGAAATCAGATACCACTCCATTGATGCGGCAGTACCAGGGCATCAAGAAGAAACACCGGGACGCAATTCTGTTGTTCCGGATGGGCGACTTCTACGAAACGTTCAACGAGGACGCCAAGATAGCTGCCAAGGTGCTGGGGATTACGCTGACCACTCGTTCTAACGGGAAGGCGGCAGAGGTGCCGCTGGCGGGATTCCCGCATCATGCCATGGAAGCGTATCTCCATAAGCTGCTGAAAGCGGGACACAAGGTTGCTATCTGCGAGCAGGTGGAGGATCCGAAGCAGGCCACGGGCGTGGTGAAGCGTGACGTGGTGGAGGTGGTGACACCCGGTACAGCGGTCACCGACAAATTTCTGGATCATAAGCGGAATAATTTTCTCATGTCCGCCCTGCAGGAAGGGGAGACCGTCGGTGTGGCTATCGTGGACGTCTCCACCGGGGAGTTCCAGGTGACGGAAGTCCCGGAAGAGGAGTTCGAAGATCTGGTCTCTGCCTATCAGCCCAGCGAATTGATTATCCCGAATCAGCAGTTGGACGATTTCCACGGATTACTTCCATCCTGGAACGGCATTTTCACAGATCTGGATGACTGGATTTTTTCCAGAGATTACGCCCAAGAGCAAATCGAGGAGTATTTCCAGGTGTCCACGGTCAAAGGCTTCGGTATCGAAGGGCTGCCGATGGCAGTCCGGGCCGGGGGCGTCATCCTGCACTATATCCTGGAAAATTACCAGCAGAATCTGGCGCATATTACCGGGATTAGCCGGCGCACCAGCGAGAAGTTTGTCGGCCTGGACAGCGCCACCATTCGGAATCTGGAATTGTTCGAATCCATCCGTGGTGGAGGCGTAGAAGGGACACTGCTCTCCATCATCGATGCGACTGTGACGGCAGCCGGCGGCCGCAGATTACGCCAGTGGATTGCTCAGCCACTGAATGATCTGGAAGATATTCTGCATCGTCAGTCCATCATCAAGCCGATCTTCGATTCGGAGAATCTCCGGGAAAACCTGGCCGATCATCTGGAAAAAGTGAGTGATCTCGAGCGAATTCTGTCCCGGCTTAGCACGGGACGGGCCAATCCCAAGGAAGTGGTGAGCCTCAAGCGAACGCTGCAGCAGGTTGCACCGTTGACCGGGATTCTTACGGAGACAGCAATTGAATCTCTGGAAGACTTTGTGGATGGTTTTCCGGATATGGATGATTTAATCGAATATATCGACAATGCAGTCGTTGATGACCCGCCGCAGAAGTTGCAGGATGGCGGGATAATCGAAGAAGGGTATCACGAGGAATTGGACGAGCTCCGGGAGGTGAAACTCCACGGGAAGGAATGGATTGCCGAGACCCAGCAGAAAGAACGGGAAAAGCTGGACATTCCTTCACTAAAGATCGGATATAACAAGGTCTTTGGTTACTACATTGAGGTGACCAAAACCCATACCGATAAAATCCCGGATGATTATATCCGGAAACAAACTCTGGTAAATTCCGAGCGATACATCACCGAAGAGCTTAAGGAGTACGAGGAGAGGATCCTCGGTGCTGAAGAGAAAATAGAATCTCTGGAATATGAACTGTTTCAGGAGATCCGTGAACATATTATCACCTACGCGAAGGCCATCCAGAAGACCGCCGACCTGCTTGCGCAATTGGATTGTTATGTTGGGCTGGCGGAAGTTGCCCGGCGCCGAAATTACGTCCAGCCAATGGTGGAGGTGAGCGATCGAATTGAGATCAAAGACGGCCGCCACCCGGTGGTGGAGGAACTGCTGCCGCCTGGCGACGAGTTTATCGCTAACGATTATGCCGCCGATACCACAGAGCGGCAAATTCAGCTGGTTACCGGTCCGAACATGGCGGGGAAATCCACATATCTCAGACAGATCGGGTTGATTGTGCTCCTGGCGCAGATGG
It encodes the following:
- the mutS gene encoding DNA mismatch repair protein MutS gives rise to the protein MAKPKSDTTPLMRQYQGIKKKHRDAILLFRMGDFYETFNEDAKIAAKVLGITLTTRSNGKAAEVPLAGFPHHAMEAYLHKLLKAGHKVAICEQVEDPKQATGVVKRDVVEVVTPGTAVTDKFLDHKRNNFLMSALQEGETVGVAIVDVSTGEFQVTEVPEEEFEDLVSAYQPSELIIPNQQLDDFHGLLPSWNGIFTDLDDWIFSRDYAQEQIEEYFQVSTVKGFGIEGLPMAVRAGGVILHYILENYQQNLAHITGISRRTSEKFVGLDSATIRNLELFESIRGGGVEGTLLSIIDATVTAAGGRRLRQWIAQPLNDLEDILHRQSIIKPIFDSENLRENLADHLEKVSDLERILSRLSTGRANPKEVVSLKRTLQQVAPLTGILTETAIESLEDFVDGFPDMDDLIEYIDNAVVDDPPQKLQDGGIIEEGYHEELDELREVKLHGKEWIAETQQKEREKLDIPSLKIGYNKVFGYYIEVTKTHTDKIPDDYIRKQTLVNSERYITEELKEYEERILGAEEKIESLEYELFQEIREHIITYAKAIQKTADLLAQLDCYVGLAEVARRRNYVQPMVEVSDRIEIKDGRHPVVEELLPPGDEFIANDYAADTTERQIQLVTGPNMAGKSTYLRQIGLIVLLAQMGAWVPAKSATVGIVDKIFTRVGASDNLAGGESTFLVEMNETANILNNATPQSLIILDEIGRGTSTYDGLSIAWAVTEFLHNNESVAAKTLFATHYHELTELEEVLERVINLNVAVKDYGDKVVFLRKIVPGGCDHSYGIHVAKLAGIPDIVINRANEILRHLEEHEAANVDTEKQFTPPAPTSQMSLFGEQEQKLREELSKIDVNKMTPLDALAKLDELKNEVGL